The Gossypium arboreum isolate Shixiya-1 chromosome 2, ASM2569848v2, whole genome shotgun sequence region ATACAAAGACACACATGGCATTATATCATCCGCATGGTGGAGTTATAAGAACTTTGAAATGGCTAGCAGGTTTCAACTGAAACACTCACCATTCTACGTGAATATGATGGCTGTAATACACTAATAAAAAATGGATATTCAGATTTGAAGGCACTAGCTACTTGAAAAGCTTTAGCTTTTTCGAGAGCAGTCAATGTTTCTGAGCCGCTTGGACTTGCATATGACTGATCCTTCCGTTTCATGGGACGAATGATATCAGTTGAAGATAATGACTGATAACACTTTGTATGCGGGCCTTGGTAAATGACTACATTGAAGGATTTTTCGATGCTATTTATCAGCTCGAAGGCACAAGCATCACCGACTCGGATATTGTTATCATGTACAAAAGTACCCCAACCAGTCAGTAGATATGAAGTTCGCTTTTTCCCTATTTGATTGTTCTTGAAGGTAACAATCCAAGTTTTCCCACTTGAGTTACAAAGAGTTATAGAACAAAGCTCTTCCATCAAATGTTTTCTCACAAAGTTAGCTGGTATGGCCTGCACAAAACAAAATTGTGAAACAAGCTTCGACTTTTCAAGCAACAGAAATGGAAAAAACTTAAATGTTAGTGAAGTAATGGGTTGAAACAGCATGCATATGGTCTAGCGGAAACTTAATTGATTGCTTACCAGTCTATATCCTTTACTGTGACTGAGACCAACATATGATGGTTGCATGACAACCAGGAAAAATGGGTTCTCGGATTTGAAAGTTTTACTAGCTCTCTCAAGAGCATCATCCTTTTCATGAGGCTTCAATTGTTGAATTATACGATGTCTAGTGCTTTTATCATCATTTCTAGCTGGACATCCTTCATACCTAATTTGTTGAGCTAGGAATTCGGACTTCCCATTGCACTCGATTTCGGTTTTGATAGCTGAATTAGTACTGTGCATCATCTTACAAGGCTGTGGACATGGCATTTGTGATTTCTCTCTCAATTTTCTGCTTGTAGAGATGTCCTCTAGGTTCTGTGTAGAGTCATCATCTTTGGATTTGTCAATATTGGATCGTCTATGAATATGATTATATCTGGTGTATGGATATAGGATCTCTGTAGCAGTCCTATCAAAGATGACTACATGGAAATTGCTATTCCCATCATATCTAAAAACCAAAAGATGCCCAAACTCCAGAGAGTAATGGTTTGAAAATTCTAGCCAGCCATTTTCAAACCATATTTTGCCATTACATTTCGTCAGTTCCACCTTCCATACTTCACCAGATGGGACACTCAGCATTGCTGGGCTTGACATGCTATTTCCATGATTTTTCACAAACTTTCTGGGAATGCCCTGAAAAGGAACTCTTATCAATGTATGCAAATATATATACAGTAAAATACAATGTCCTACAACAAACTGATTGCTATGAACTAATTACTTAAcagataataaaaaattataagatAAAAGAAGAATAGTTTTGGAAAAATACTTACAAGTTTTCCATTCTGGATAGTGTCTTGGAGAATTATTTTGAAAAAGTGAGGTGAGTTGCTTATAAACTTTAAATGGTCATTGCCTTGCTGGTATGAAGAAGATGCCATGCTTGAACGGATAAAAGGAAGTAATAACTCGAAATACGGGTTGATGGTTTCCAGGGACTGCTGAATGGGTTACTATACTATGAGAGTTTCTGCAAATAATTGTCTAAAAACATAAAGGAGATAATTGAGTAAGTTATCCTCCATTATTTCTCATATCTACTTAAAGTACAAAATGGTCAATCTGTCAGAAGTAATTAATACAATTTTACTGATGACTATCAGCTATAGGCTGTTATATTCAGTGTTTCTAGGCTATTGGGAAACTATAGAGCAGGTTCATTAATGACCAACGTTTGTATTTGCTTTCACAGCTTATGTTTTGTTTTGTCTTCTTCCTCTTTCAGTCATTGAAAACAAGGCTAGGATCTCCAACTAAAAGCAGATAACATATCTGTCAAGCACTAATACGAAGCTTTCTTAAAGGACTTTCCAGTATCAACTGAAAGATTACATCATTTACAAAATGAGGTTACTGGAGTTACATGGTCACACCATTTTTTCTCTTACCTTACAAGAGAGACTGGTAAAACACAATCAGACAACCTATCATGGCCATCTTCAACAACTAGTAAACAAAAGAGTGTGAGATAAATTACAAAAGTTTAAGGCATGATGTGCTTTGTCAATTGCCATAGCCATTTCTAAAAAGGAGCAAAACTgtcttcttttttcctttttccaatGCTGCTTTTTAGCATTTCATTGCTGGTCAAAGAGTAAAAGAGACTCATCCTTCAGCTTCATGTTTCATGCAGAGCCTTGGGTTTTAACTTGCTTGCACATTCACCAGCTTTTATCCAGTAGGTCTAATTTACCAATTAGGTCCCATTAATGACAAGCCAGGTCCCATCATCAATCggtattttttatgttttgtgtCTCAGGAATGGCAAAAATGAGTCAGTGTTGCATAATACCTGAGAAACATAAACATTGGAAAAAAACCCATCAGACACAAAACTTTCAAGGTAAATTGTAGGTGATATTAAAAATCATCTGGTATATAACAGATGATGACCCCCTGAAATAAACACTTCTAAGGAAAACATTTGAAAATAAGAATACAAagatgagatatatatatatatatatataaacaaatcaCATGGACAATGACTGTATATAGTACTGGAATGGATACTACTTACCCAAGGATGAGCCCAAATTTTCATCTTCAATAGCCTGCTTCTTATAAATGGTTACCTTCATTGAGGTTTCAATGCCCCCAGTCAGTTCAAAGACACAAATATCACCAACTTCTAAATTATTATCCACAGCAAACCTATGCCATCCATTACAGAGGAATACATAGGACCATTCAAAACGCGGGTCATATATTACTGGCCATGAGTTTCCATCTGAAAGGAGATGTATGACTTTTTTGTGCATCATTGTGAGATATTTCCTAGCAAAATTCATTTGTACACTCTGTTCATACAAACACGTCAGTTCAGTCATTTATTCAAAGGAGATGAAGCAAAACAAAATGTTTTTAAATAATTACTTCAACATTTTAAGCCTTTTCAAGTTGCATTGTGTCATCTGCATGAGTTAAAAGAACATGGGATGGCTAGCAGGCTTCAAATGAAAAACTCACCAATTTATTTCCATGAACATACGATGGCTGTAGGACAACAACAAAGAATGGATTTTCGGATTTGAAAGCACCAGCCATTTGAAAAGCTTTAGCTTTTTTGAGAGCAGTCAATGGTTCTGGGCAGCCCTGACTTGCATATGATGGAGCCTTGTGTTTCACAGGTGGTTCTGAGGAGCTTCGACTTGCACATGTCGGAGCCTTCAGTTTCACCAGATGAAACACATCAGTTGCAGCTAATGACTGATGACCGTTTGCATGCTGACCTTGGTAAATGACCACTTTAAAGGATATATCGATGCTATTAATCAGCTCAAAGGCACAAACATCACCTACTTGGTTATTGTTTTCCCTTGCAAAAGTACCCCAACCAGCTACTAGATATGAAGTTAGCTTTTTCCCTATTTTTCTTTGCTTGAACGTAGCAATCCAAGTTTTCCCACTTGAGTTGCAAAGAATTACAGAAAAATGCTCTTTCATCAGATGTTCCTTGACAAAGTTGCATGGTATGGCCTGCACAAAAGAACATTGAAAAACAAACTTCAATTTACAAGCAATAGAAATGAAAACACATGGGATCTAGTGGGAATTCAATTGATTGCTTACCAGTTTAAAGTTTGTGGTGTGACCAAGAGCAACATATGATGGTTGAATGACCAGAAGGAAAAAAGGGTCCTCAGATTTAAAAGTATTACGAACTCTCTCAAGAGCCTTAAACTTTCTTGTGTTTTCAACTGTCGAATTGTATGATGACTTGTTCTTTTATCACCTTTTATCCCATTGCACACAGTTTTGGTTTTGATAGCTGAGTTAGTACTTATCATCATCTTATGAGACCGAGGACATGGCGACTGCAGTTCCTCTCTTATTTTCCTGCTTGGAGAGATGACCTCTAGGATCTCTGTAGTGTCATCATCTTCAGATTCCTCGATATTCTGCTCCAGAATTTCGTCTGATTGACTATGGTTATCCCTGGTGTATGGATATTGCATCTCTGAAGCTAATATTTGATGACAATTTGCATGCTGGCCTTTGTAAATGACTACCTTGAAGGATATTTCAGTGCTATTTATTAGCTCAAAGGCGCAAACATCATTGACTTGGATATTGTTATTCCGTACAAAAGTACCCCGACCAGTTTGTAGATATGAATATTAGTTTTTCCCTATTTGACTTTGCTTGAAGTTAGCAATCCAAGTTTTCCCACTAGAGTTGCAAAGAGTTACAGAACGATGCTCTTTCATCAAGTGTTCCCTGACAAATTCAGTTGGTATGGTCtgcaataaaaaaattaaagaacaaACTTCAACTTTGCAAGTAATAGAAGAGAAAATACTTAAAACATTTTGCTCATTTCTGTCATACATAGGATCCAGTGGGAACTAAGTTGATTGCCTACCAGTCTACACCTTTTATCATGACATGGGTACATGGCAACCAGGAAAAATGGGGTTTCAGACTTAAAAGTAATACTAGCTCTCTCAAGAGCCTTAACCTCTGCATGAGCCTTCAATCGTTGAATCCTACGATGACTTGTGCTTTTATCACCTTTTCCATTATGTCCAAATTGTTGAGCTGACTTCAAATTACATTCGGTTTTCATAGCTGAATCAGTACTTCTCGTCATCCTAATTGACTGCGGACATGGCGATTTGTATTTCTCTCTTGTTTTCCTGCTTGGAGAGGTGTTCTCTAGGATCTGTATAGAGCCATCATCTTTGGATTCATTGACATTCAGCTTCAGAATTTCACTGGACCGGCTATGATTATTTCTGGTGAAGGGATATTGTATCCCTGAAGCACTCTTATCAAAGATGATTACATGGAAATTGCTAGTCCCATCATATCTAAAAACTAAAAGGTGTCCAATGTCCAAAGAGTAATGGT contains the following coding sequences:
- the LOC108485549 gene encoding B3 domain-containing transcription factor VRN1-like, whose translation is MASSSYQQGNDHLKFISNSPHFFKIILQDTIQNGKLGIPRKFVKNHGNSMSSPAMLSVPSGEVWKVELTKCNGKIWFENGWLEFSNHYSLEFGHLLVFRYDGNSNFHVVIFDRTATEILYPYTRYNHIHRRSNIDKSKDDDSTQNLEDISTSRKLREKSQMPCPQPCKMMHSTNSAIKTEIECNGKSEFLAQQIRYEGCPARNDDKSTRHRIIQQLKPHEKDDALERASKTFKSENPFFLVVMQPSYVGLSHSKGYRLVSNQLSFR